A genome region from Candidatus Eisenbacteria bacterium includes the following:
- a CDS encoding peptide MFS transporter — protein MDRRGGAAGRPPFLSAYGVRAPAPSSFLLPGPRPRFPLCWPGGRRRRAPSRAPGPPPPGNGRKRHTANARTRGGFDLAPEHPTASASGPADRSTGELFGHPRGLFVLFFAELWERFSFYGMRALLVLYMTKALLYADELANGTYGAYIGFVYATPLIGGMLADRFLGYRRAILIGGILMSFGHFAMAIEHPVFFFGAMALIIAGNGFFKPNISTLVGRLYDRDDPRRDGAFTIFYMGINIGAGLSPLLCGYLGERIGWHWGFTLAGVGMLVGLAVFAAGGRYLGGHGLPPRPEVFRESWSGFRKIWALYIGIAAFVPFAAYMLTRPAWVQSGVYIIGPLFVAYIVYEAIRSPAAERGRLFAILVLILFSITFWACFEQAGSSINLFTDRHVDRHVFGWEIPASWFQSVNPAFIILLAIPFSALWIRLGRAGRNPAAPVKFGFGLLQLAAGFVALVIAAKTIGNGDKAGMIWVMIAYLLHTTGELCLSPVGLSTVTKLSPVRLVGLMMGVWFLSNAFAGVLSGQIAALTGAEAGYERVFQMIVFFAGGAGLLLLLLSPLIKRLEHGAE, from the coding sequence ATGGATCGACGCGGGGGCGCCGCCGGGCGCCCCCCTTTTTTGTCGGCGTATGGGGTGCGAGCGCCCGCCCCTTCCTCTTTCCTTCTCCCTGGTCCCCGCCCGCGCTTTCCGCTATGCTGGCCGGGCGGCCGGCGGCGGCGAGCGCCGTCCCGCGCGCCCGGCCCTCCCCCACCGGGGAACGGGCGGAAACGACACACCGCGAACGCGCGCACAAGAGGGGGATTCGATTTGGCGCCCGAGCATCCGACCGCCTCCGCGTCCGGCCCGGCCGACCGATCCACGGGCGAACTCTTCGGCCATCCGAGGGGCCTCTTCGTTCTCTTCTTCGCCGAACTCTGGGAACGGTTCAGCTTTTACGGGATGCGGGCGCTCCTGGTGCTCTACATGACCAAGGCGCTCCTCTACGCCGACGAGCTGGCGAACGGCACCTACGGCGCCTACATCGGCTTCGTCTACGCCACACCGCTGATCGGCGGGATGCTCGCCGACCGGTTCCTCGGCTACCGCCGGGCGATCCTGATCGGCGGGATTCTGATGTCCTTCGGCCATTTCGCCATGGCGATCGAGCACCCGGTCTTCTTCTTCGGCGCCATGGCGCTCATCATCGCCGGGAACGGCTTCTTCAAGCCGAACATCTCCACCCTCGTCGGCCGCCTCTACGACCGAGACGACCCGCGCCGGGACGGCGCCTTCACCATCTTTTACATGGGAATCAACATCGGCGCGGGCCTATCGCCCCTCCTCTGCGGCTACCTGGGCGAACGGATCGGTTGGCACTGGGGATTCACCCTCGCCGGCGTCGGCATGCTGGTCGGCCTCGCCGTGTTCGCGGCCGGCGGGCGCTACCTGGGTGGACACGGGCTCCCGCCGCGGCCGGAGGTGTTCCGCGAGAGCTGGTCCGGCTTCCGGAAAATCTGGGCGCTCTACATCGGCATCGCCGCCTTCGTCCCCTTCGCCGCCTACATGCTCACCCGCCCCGCCTGGGTGCAAAGCGGGGTGTACATCATCGGTCCCCTCTTCGTCGCCTACATCGTTTACGAGGCGATACGGAGCCCCGCGGCGGAGCGGGGGCGGCTCTTCGCCATCCTGGTGCTGATTCTCTTCTCCATCACCTTCTGGGCCTGTTTCGAACAGGCGGGCAGCTCGATCAACCTCTTCACGGACCGGCACGTGGACCGGCACGTTTTCGGCTGGGAGATCCCCGCCTCCTGGTTCCAATCGGTGAACCCGGCGTTCATCATTCTGCTGGCGATCCCCTTCTCGGCGCTCTGGATCCGGCTCGGGCGCGCCGGAAGGAACCCGGCGGCGCCGGTCAAGTTCGGCTTCGGGCTTCTGCAGCTCGCCGCCGGTTTCGTGGCGCTGGTGATCGCCGCCAAGACGATCGGGAACGGGGACAAGGCGGGGATGATTTGGGTGATGATCGCCTACCTGCTCCACACCACCGGCGAGCTCTGTCTCTCACCGGTCGGGCTTTCGACGGTGACCAAGCTCTCGCCGGTACGACTGGTCGGCCTGATGATGGGGGTCTGGTTCCTCAGCAACGCCTTCGCGGGCGTGCTTTCCGGTCAAATCGCGGCGCTCACCGGCGCCGAGGCGGGGTATGAGCGCGTCTTCCAGATGATCGTGTTCTTCGCCGGCGGCGCGGGGCTCCTCCTGCTCCTTCTCTCGCCGCTGATCAAACGACTGGAGCACGGAGCGGAATAA
- a CDS encoding PAS domain S-box protein codes for MAAAEANREELLAEIDSLRKRLKDAEQAARAACEDPGRPRGGGAEHGPDTRLSGAKSLFHVMLNAPLDTISILTPDRRILHINEAGARRLGSTPEELAGRLVDDFFSHQIAASRKQWIDHVVRTGEPVFFDDARGKIILSNRLYPVFDENRRVEAVVVLATEITQRKREHDAMLREKERAETYLELADVMLIALDKEQRVTLINRKGCEILGGSKEKILGENWFDRFLPPDRREEVKTVYEQIMSGNLEPVLRYENPIIRLDGEERIIAWRNTLLRDAAGSIIGTLGSGEDITEKLEAERALRESEKRFRTLFEESTLAILIEHPDGRIEAANPAASALFGYDPGEWNGVHAADLSDEAGRAFITELIARGGAPKPFTIEMTGRRKDGSLFPMEVHSFNAEFTDETILFIFVQSIVERKKNEEAIRRSEKLLDDTGRIAKIGGWEHDLVTREAVWTRSLYDIIEIDPAERPPGPDEHLKYYPREQRKILAEAYERAVRDGVPVDLELLVHTAKGKPIWCRVFGEPVFHEGRCVKMRGVFQDITEKKAAEDALRRSEEKFRTITKRSTVGVYVVREGKLVYVNPSLAASFGYRPEEMTAGLGVADVIHPDDLDFAAREIRLRMGGKAERGNVILKGVRKDGSIIDLDISGTPIEYEGGAALMGTVVDITERLAAERALSESERRFRTVFENAADAMIIRDLETGAVLAPNDEAVRRYGYARRELRDMALVGLDAEENAPFTPEQLVELEEKGRVFFETVFRHRDGTPIPTEVNAQVIEYGGKKRLFAVHRDISERKRAEREIEDRRAELEEILRAIPEALVYADIERRIRRVNPAFEHIFGFRPEEVIGQKTEILYSEKGDFGKQGDKRYNVDAGKMYEPYEIDHKRKSGEVFPAEVVGTPVRNASGEAVGFLGLVRDITERKRAEETIRNALEEIRSLKEMVEAENIILREEIKQAHLQGEIIGQSEGIRSVLVQAEQVAPTDSTVLILGETGTGKELLARAIHSMSPRRDRPMVIVNCAAIPDSLVESELFGHEKGAFTGAVAGRVGRLEVADGSTLFLDEVGDLPAETQAKLLRVLQEGRFEKVGSDKTIRVDVRVIAATHHDLEKNVKSGSFREDLFYRLNVFPIVVPPLRERREDIETLVWAFVGEFGEKMGKRIESISRKNLDTLRNHSWPGNIRELRNIIERAVILARGKTLHVDIPEQPRTKEMGAFTLADREKEHIIEALELSNWRVRGKGGAADSLGLKPTTLEARMKKLGIRRPEKE; via the coding sequence ATGGCCGCGGCGGAAGCGAATCGGGAAGAACTGCTCGCCGAGATCGATTCCCTTCGAAAACGTCTGAAGGACGCGGAACAGGCGGCTCGCGCGGCGTGCGAGGATCCGGGACGCCCGCGCGGCGGCGGCGCGGAGCACGGACCGGACACGCGCCTCTCCGGCGCGAAGTCCCTCTTCCACGTCATGCTGAACGCCCCCCTCGACACCATCTCCATCCTGACGCCGGACCGCCGCATTCTCCACATCAATGAAGCGGGAGCCCGCCGCCTGGGATCGACCCCGGAGGAGCTGGCCGGCCGTCTGGTGGACGACTTTTTTTCCCACCAGATCGCCGCGTCACGCAAACAATGGATCGACCATGTCGTTCGGACCGGAGAACCGGTCTTTTTCGACGACGCCCGGGGGAAGATCATCCTCTCCAACCGCCTCTATCCGGTTTTCGACGAGAACCGGCGGGTCGAGGCGGTCGTCGTCCTGGCGACGGAAATCACGCAAAGGAAACGTGAGCATGACGCGATGCTGCGGGAAAAGGAGCGCGCGGAAACCTATCTGGAACTCGCCGACGTGATGTTGATCGCCCTCGACAAGGAACAGAGGGTCACGCTCATCAACCGGAAGGGGTGCGAGATCCTGGGAGGCTCCAAGGAGAAGATCCTGGGGGAGAATTGGTTCGATCGATTCCTGCCGCCCGACCGCCGGGAAGAGGTGAAGACCGTTTATGAACAGATTATGTCGGGGAACCTGGAACCGGTTCTGCGATACGAAAACCCGATCATCCGCCTGGACGGGGAAGAACGGATCATCGCCTGGCGAAACACGCTCCTGCGAGACGCCGCCGGATCGATCATCGGCACCCTCGGTTCCGGTGAGGACATCACCGAAAAGCTGGAAGCGGAGAGGGCGCTCCGGGAGAGTGAAAAGCGGTTTCGCACGCTCTTCGAGGAATCCACCCTCGCCATCCTCATCGAGCATCCGGACGGGCGGATCGAAGCGGCCAACCCCGCGGCCTCGGCTCTCTTCGGATACGATCCCGGGGAATGGAACGGAGTCCACGCGGCCGACCTGAGCGATGAAGCCGGCCGCGCCTTCATCACCGAGCTGATCGCCCGGGGCGGCGCGCCGAAACCCTTCACGATCGAAATGACGGGGCGCCGGAAGGACGGTTCTCTCTTCCCGATGGAGGTGCATTCCTTCAACGCCGAGTTCACGGACGAGACGATTCTCTTTATCTTTGTACAAAGCATCGTCGAGAGAAAAAAGAACGAGGAGGCGATCCGCCGGAGCGAGAAACTACTGGACGACACCGGCCGCATCGCCAAGATCGGCGGCTGGGAACACGATCTCGTCACCCGCGAGGCGGTCTGGACGCGATCGCTCTACGACATCATCGAGATCGATCCCGCCGAGCGCCCGCCCGGGCCGGACGAGCATCTGAAATACTACCCCCGGGAACAGCGAAAGATTCTCGCCGAGGCGTACGAGAGGGCGGTGCGGGACGGCGTCCCCGTCGACTTGGAACTGCTCGTTCACACCGCGAAGGGGAAACCGATTTGGTGCCGCGTGTTCGGCGAACCGGTGTTCCACGAGGGCCGCTGCGTGAAGATGCGCGGCGTGTTCCAGGACATCACGGAGAAGAAAGCCGCCGAGGACGCTCTCCGGAGGAGCGAGGAGAAGTTCCGCACCATCACGAAACGCTCGACGGTCGGCGTTTATGTTGTCCGGGAGGGAAAGCTCGTTTATGTGAATCCCAGCCTGGCCGCCTCTTTCGGCTATCGGCCGGAGGAGATGACCGCCGGGTTGGGAGTGGCGGATGTGATCCACCCGGACGACCTCGATTTCGCGGCGCGGGAAATCCGCCTGAGAATGGGCGGCAAGGCGGAAAGAGGGAACGTCATCCTCAAGGGGGTCCGCAAAGACGGATCGATCATCGATCTGGACATCTCCGGCACCCCGATCGAGTACGAAGGGGGCGCCGCCCTCATGGGGACGGTGGTGGACATCACGGAGCGTCTCGCCGCGGAGAGGGCGCTTTCGGAGAGCGAGAGGCGCTTCCGAACGGTCTTCGAGAACGCGGCGGACGCCATGATCATCCGCGATCTCGAAACCGGCGCCGTCCTCGCCCCGAACGACGAAGCGGTCCGGCGCTACGGCTACGCGAGACGGGAACTGCGCGACATGGCCCTCGTGGGACTGGATGCGGAGGAGAACGCCCCCTTCACCCCCGAACAGCTCGTGGAGCTCGAGGAGAAGGGCCGCGTCTTCTTCGAAACGGTTTTCCGGCACAGGGACGGCACGCCGATCCCCACCGAGGTCAACGCCCAAGTCATCGAATACGGCGGCAAGAAACGCCTCTTCGCCGTCCATCGGGATATCTCCGAACGAAAGCGGGCGGAGAGGGAGATCGAAGACCGCCGGGCGGAACTGGAGGAGATCCTGCGTGCGATCCCCGAAGCGCTCGTTTACGCCGACATCGAGCGGCGCATCCGCCGAGTGAATCCCGCCTTCGAACACATCTTCGGCTTCCGACCGGAGGAAGTGATCGGTCAAAAGACCGAGATCCTCTATTCGGAAAAAGGGGATTTCGGGAAACAGGGGGACAAGCGCTATAACGTCGACGCCGGAAAAATGTACGAACCGTATGAAATCGACCACAAGAGGAAGAGCGGCGAGGTCTTCCCCGCCGAGGTCGTGGGGACGCCGGTACGGAACGCGTCGGGCGAAGCGGTCGGCTTTCTCGGTCTGGTCCGCGATATTACCGAGAGAAAGCGGGCCGAAGAGACGATCCGGAACGCCCTCGAGGAGATCCGCAGTTTGAAGGAAATGGTGGAGGCGGAAAACATCATCCTGCGCGAGGAGATCAAGCAGGCGCACCTCCAAGGCGAAATCATCGGCCAAAGCGAGGGCATCCGGTCCGTCCTCGTCCAGGCGGAACAGGTCGCCCCGACCGATTCCACCGTGCTGATTCTGGGCGAGACGGGGACGGGGAAAGAGCTGCTTGCCCGCGCGATCCACAGCATGAGCCCCCGGCGCGACCGCCCGATGGTCATCGTCAACTGCGCGGCCATCCCCGACTCGCTCGTGGAGAGCGAGCTGTTCGGCCACGAGAAAGGGGCGTTCACCGGAGCGGTCGCGGGTCGTGTGGGTCGCCTCGAGGTCGCCGACGGGAGCACCCTCTTCCTGGACGAGGTGGGCGACCTCCCGGCCGAGACCCAGGCGAAACTCCTGCGGGTGCTGCAGGAGGGACGCTTCGAGAAGGTCGGCAGCGACAAAACGATCCGAGTGGACGTGCGCGTCATCGCCGCTACCCACCATGACCTGGAAAAGAACGTGAAGAGCGGCTCCTTCCGGGAAGATCTTTTCTACCGGCTGAACGTGTTCCCCATCGTCGTCCCTCCCCTTCGCGAAAGGCGCGAGGACATCGAGACGCTCGTGTGGGCTTTCGTGGGGGAATTCGGGGAGAAAATGGGAAAGCGAATCGAGAGCATCTCCCGGAAGAACCTCGACACCCTTCGGAACCACTCATGGCCGGGGAACATCCGCGAGCTGCGCAACATAATCGAGCGTGCGGTCATCCTGGCGCGGGGGAAGACCTTGCACGTCGATATACCGGAGCAGCCGAGGACGAAAGAGATGGGTGCGTTCACCCTCGCCGATCGTGAGAAGGAGCACATCATCGAGGCGTTGGAGCTCTCCAACTGGCGTGTGCGCGGGAAAGGGGGCGCCGCCGATTCTCTCGGACTCAAGCCGACCACGCTGGAGGCGCGGATGAAAAAGTTGGGAATCCGAAGGCCGGAGAAGGAGTGA
- a CDS encoding DUF362 domain-containing protein, whose translation MTRRSETMQQDWTRREFLKRSAAFAAGAAVSTGLPLRALAGVREPYKPAIDLAVASGASPVKNTLAAVEKLGGFGKFVRPGDKVALKPNPIGASPPEQAINTHPEMIGAVVKGCLGAGAARVIVLSHDSPDWFEGNGTAEAVRRAGGIVKPINDRADYVEIPLPRARLLHSVEIARDIAEADVFINMPIAKHHAGARVTFAMKNLMGANWDRIILHRLDLQATIAELATAVRHDLIIMDANHALLTNGPSGPGRVSRPQTVIAGVDPVAVDAWACRYLDVRPESVGHIRHAWELGVGEMNLDRLKIDEFAA comes from the coding sequence ATGACGAGGAGGAGCGAAACGATGCAACAGGACTGGACGCGAAGGGAATTCCTGAAGCGGAGCGCGGCCTTCGCCGCCGGCGCCGCCGTGTCGACCGGGCTCCCCCTCCGCGCCCTCGCGGGCGTGCGGGAGCCTTACAAGCCCGCCATCGACCTCGCGGTCGCCTCGGGTGCTTCACCGGTGAAGAACACGTTGGCGGCGGTGGAGAAGCTGGGCGGTTTCGGCAAGTTCGTACGGCCCGGGGACAAGGTGGCGCTGAAGCCGAACCCGATCGGCGCCTCGCCCCCCGAGCAGGCGATCAACACTCATCCGGAGATGATCGGCGCGGTGGTGAAAGGGTGCCTCGGCGCCGGCGCCGCCCGGGTGATCGTCCTCTCCCACGACTCGCCGGACTGGTTCGAGGGGAACGGAACCGCCGAGGCGGTGCGCCGGGCGGGCGGGATCGTGAAACCGATCAACGACCGGGCGGATTACGTGGAGATACCGCTGCCGCGGGCGCGGCTCCTCCATTCGGTGGAGATCGCCCGCGACATCGCCGAGGCGGACGTCTTCATCAACATGCCGATCGCCAAGCACCACGCCGGCGCGCGGGTCACCTTCGCCATGAAGAATCTGATGGGGGCGAACTGGGACAGGATCATCCTGCACCGTCTCGACCTGCAGGCGACCATCGCCGAGCTGGCGACGGCGGTGCGCCACGACCTGATCATTATGGACGCGAACCACGCCCTCCTTACGAACGGTCCGAGCGGTCCCGGGCGGGTGTCGCGCCCCCAGACTGTGATCGCCGGCGTCGATCCCGTCGCCGTGGACGCCTGGGCCTGCCGTTATCTCGACGTGCGCCCCGAGTCGGTCGGTCACATCCGCCACGCCTGGGAGCTGGGGGTCGGCGAGATGAACCTGGATCGCCTCAAGATCGACGAGTTCGCCGCGTAG
- a CDS encoding tetratricopeptide repeat protein produces MNRAKMVLRATAILLVPLWAAPAAGSGVPAFDEAAALILRGDAEAALARYEGYLEKEPESRHAPVAAMAIANLQLRVRADTAAAEAALDRILDDYRATPFAPEAAREKGACARTRGEWTAAGESFRLAAELGSNRRARQSDDWLNEVTLSAADCFERAGDRAKVIDTYEKVIEASPPPEVASSAYFHLGEAYEEEGDEIRAAEQYARVIENYPSTGGFQTALEKRGLIERHREVDWAPVELLLEARDAAGTDFDASILCCEKVLGSTKNEAYVQCAEYGKIFAETMRSADYSEGCRKLREYLDRWPNGLQSERGRLILDAHWTPIADWEEQAKANPDDPETVGRLGALYIRARQWERAAETLERAIALAPDDEGLHLQRGYALAGMGRPEEALASFSVYLDAHPNDTGALNQIGYTYIGMGRPEESVTYFRRYAEAAPEEANSHDSYGEGLLLSGRAEEALAQYERAVELDPNFSNSWFMLGRVNREMGRDQKAIEAYETFLEQSPNGPQADEAREAIREMRAK; encoded by the coding sequence ATGAACCGTGCAAAGATGGTTCTGCGCGCGACGGCGATCCTCCTCGTTCCGCTTTGGGCGGCGCCCGCCGCCGGCTCGGGAGTCCCCGCCTTCGACGAGGCGGCGGCGCTCATTCTGAGAGGGGACGCGGAGGCCGCGCTCGCGCGATACGAGGGCTACCTCGAGAAGGAACCGGAAAGCCGCCACGCGCCGGTCGCGGCGATGGCGATCGCCAATCTCCAACTACGGGTCCGAGCGGACACGGCGGCGGCGGAAGCCGCGCTCGACAGGATCCTGGACGATTATCGCGCCACTCCATTCGCGCCGGAAGCGGCACGTGAGAAGGGGGCATGCGCGAGGACGCGTGGGGAGTGGACGGCGGCTGGCGAGTCCTTCCGTCTCGCCGCGGAGCTCGGATCGAACCGGCGCGCCCGCCAGAGCGACGACTGGTTGAACGAGGTCACCCTCTCGGCCGCGGACTGTTTCGAGCGCGCCGGCGACCGGGCGAAGGTGATCGACACCTACGAAAAGGTGATCGAGGCGTCGCCGCCGCCGGAAGTCGCCTCGTCCGCGTATTTTCATCTGGGCGAAGCGTACGAGGAGGAGGGGGACGAGATCCGCGCGGCGGAACAGTACGCCCGGGTGATCGAAAATTATCCGAGCACCGGCGGCTTCCAGACGGCCTTGGAAAAACGGGGGCTGATCGAGCGGCACCGCGAGGTGGATTGGGCGCCGGTGGAGCTGCTCCTCGAAGCGCGGGACGCCGCGGGGACCGACTTCGACGCGTCGATCCTCTGCTGCGAGAAAGTGCTCGGCTCGACGAAAAACGAAGCGTACGTCCAGTGCGCCGAGTACGGAAAGATCTTCGCCGAGACCATGCGGTCCGCCGACTACTCCGAGGGATGCCGCAAGCTCCGTGAGTACCTCGACCGATGGCCGAACGGGCTGCAGTCCGAGAGGGGGCGTTTGATCCTGGACGCCCACTGGACTCCGATCGCCGACTGGGAAGAGCAGGCGAAGGCGAACCCGGACGATCCGGAGACGGTCGGCAGGCTCGGCGCGCTCTACATCCGGGCGCGGCAGTGGGAGAGGGCGGCGGAGACCCTCGAGCGCGCGATCGCCCTCGCGCCGGACGACGAGGGCCTCCATCTACAGCGCGGCTACGCCCTCGCCGGCATGGGCCGGCCGGAAGAGGCGCTCGCATCCTTCTCCGTCTACCTGGACGCGCACCCCAACGACACGGGCGCCCTGAACCAGATCGGCTACACCTACATCGGCATGGGCCGGCCCGAGGAGTCGGTCACCTATTTCCGGCGCTACGCCGAGGCGGCGCCCGAGGAGGCGAACTCCCACGACAGCTACGGCGAGGGGCTACTCCTCTCCGGACGCGCCGAGGAGGCGCTCGCCCAGTACGAGCGGGCGGTGGAGCTGGACCCCAACTTCTCCAACTCCTGGTTCATGCTCGGCCGGGTGAACCGTGAGATGGGCCGCGACCAAAAGGCGATCGAGGCGTACGAGACTTTCCTGGAGCAGAGCCCGAACGGCCCCCAGGCGGACGAAGCGCGGGAGGCGATCCGGGAGATGCGGGCGAAATGA
- a CDS encoding Crp/Fnr family transcriptional regulator, protein MKSEPRCAECPAFALGVFGALPAKERKNLDRIKVSHLYHAGEILFNEGNEPREVFFLREGRIKISKSGLHGEEVMLRLLGPGAIIGYRPLLAGEPYAATAEAVEPSLVCSIAAQRFIGLIRGFPDLALRILEELARELRVSEEELLIRTLEPVPRRAARLILWFLDSRPEGAGPPQFTVPVPRADLAGMIGTAPETLSRTLQDFTRAGLLEVEGRRFRVLDLDALRNLADG, encoded by the coding sequence ATGAAGAGTGAGCCCCGCTGCGCGGAATGCCCCGCCTTCGCCCTGGGCGTCTTCGGCGCCCTCCCGGCGAAGGAGAGGAAGAACCTCGACCGAATCAAGGTCTCCCATCTCTATCACGCCGGAGAGATCCTCTTTAACGAGGGGAACGAGCCGCGGGAAGTTTTCTTCCTGCGCGAGGGGCGGATCAAGATCTCCAAGAGCGGCCTTCACGGAGAGGAGGTGATGCTCCGCCTTCTCGGTCCGGGTGCGATCATCGGCTACCGCCCCCTGCTCGCCGGCGAGCCTTACGCGGCGACGGCGGAAGCGGTGGAGCCTTCCCTGGTCTGTTCCATCGCGGCGCAACGGTTCATCGGCTTGATCCGGGGATTCCCCGACCTCGCCCTCCGCATTCTGGAGGAGCTGGCCCGGGAGCTCCGCGTCTCCGAGGAGGAGCTGCTGATCCGAACCCTGGAGCCGGTCCCGCGCCGCGCCGCACGACTCATTCTCTGGTTCCTCGACTCCCGGCCCGAGGGGGCGGGTCCGCCGCAGTTCACCGTTCCGGTCCCCCGAGCGGATTTGGCGGGCATGATCGGCACCGCGCCGGAAACCCTCTCCCGCACGTTGCAGGACTTCACTCGGGCGGGTCTCCTCGAAGTGGAGGGCCGGCGGTTCCGGGTGCTCGACCTCGATGCGCTCCGGAATCTGGCGGATGGTTGA